A single window of Aphis gossypii isolate Hap1 unplaced genomic scaffold, ASM2018417v2 Contig00661, whole genome shotgun sequence DNA harbors:
- the LOC126554956 gene encoding zinc finger MYM-type protein 1-like, whose product MFGSRTVANMEFSTKGFRNWKKIFGSRGVGSKYTKSKLELHSNCQYHLTCMTKWHAHIQSKTSGSVHTLVTNAHRDKILENRDYMLTLIDIILFLAHQGVAFRGHIENETSLNQGELGNLKEACKLMAKYNPTFALNYAKPTNHTSWLIQNQIIEICAKHLRNTIVEDIISAGMYSVSCDEARCHKEEQLAVCVRYPKNLKVEERFVGFLDVSQSQNADSQSYDGASVMSGHTGGVQAKLKEIHPKAIYVHCMAHKLNLVVIDMCKHLKDARNLFNGLEALYVHFSQPTKNKKMTDIQEKLGVKKTKIPQNRITKIKDVAQAIGLLSTIKNGKFVVHLFVLNDVLKIINILSTQLQSKSTTLGKSSSLVCGVIDTLKNNRSDVYFDNLWNDITIFCEEHDVSLDIPSQGGSKRRRREPTYLQQYAVLSTTSAEEYRVNDVLMGTSINKNYWKMHCFYPILDIIIVNMEKRFSPESMEIAQSVDNFLKLNFNESLQFINHYKDLFGVSKDSLRSEMMVIKNTLKVNVDLEVLQNHLNSLNSKQIFPNYYKLFNVAITLPINSATCERSFSAMRRLKTWMRTTMLQERFSNLGIINIEKDINIDRVSVLNDFAKSNRRINLIL is encoded by the exons ATGTTTGGGTCTAGAACTGTAGCTAACATGGAATTTTCAACTAAAGGATTTAGAAATTGGAAAAAA atTTTTGGCTCTAGAGGAGTAGGATCGAAATACACTAAATCAAAGTTGGAGTTGCATTCTAATTGTCAGTACCATTTGACTTGTATGACAAAGTGGCATGCACATATCCAATCTAAAACTTCTGGTTCTGTCCATACATTAGTTACAAATGCACAccgtgataaaatattagaaaatagagATTACATGCTAACATTAATTGATATCATACTATTTTTGGCACATCAAGGAGTAGCATTTAGAGGTCATATTGAAAATGAAACATCTTTAAATCAAGGTGAATTGG GTAACTTAAAAGAAGCATGCAAACTAATGGCAAAGTATAATCCAACTTTTGCTTTAAATTATGCTAAACCAACAAATCATACAAGTTGgttaatacaaaatcaaatcattGAGATATGCGCTAAACATTTAAGGAATACTATTGTTGAAGATATAATAAGTGCTGGAATGTATAGCGTTTCGTGTGATGAAGCTCG atGTCACAAGGAAGAACAGTTAGCTGTGTGTGTTCGTTACCCAAAAAACCTTAAAGTAGAAGAACGATTTGTTGGATTTTTAGATGTATCTCAAAGTCAAAATGCTGACA gtcaatCATATGACGGTGCTAGCGTGATGTCGGGTCATACTGGTGGAGTTCAGGCTAAGCTTAAAGAAATACATCCTAAAGCTATTTATGTACACTGTATGGCACACAAATTAAACCTTGTGGTCATTGATAtgtgtaaacatttaaag gacGCACggaatttatttaatggcTTGGAAGCGTTGTATGTTCATTTTAGTCAAcctacgaaaaataaaaaaatgaccgACATTCAAGAAAAACTAGgagttaaaaaaactaaaatcccACA AAAtagaattacaaaaataaaagatgtTGCCCAAGCAATAGGTCTTCtgtctacaataaaaaatgggaAATTTGTCGTACATTTGTTTGTTCTtaatgatgttttaaaaattattaacattctaAGTACTCAATTGCAATCAAAGTCTACAACTCTTGGAAAATCTAGTTCATTAGTATGTGGTGTGATTGATACTCTGAAAAATAACCGTTCagatgtatattttgataatctgTGGAatgatattactatattttgtgAAGAACATGATGTGTCATTGGATATTCCTTCACAAg gTGGCTCTAAACGTCGTAGAAGGGAACCTACATATTTACAACAATATGCTGTACTATCAACTACTTCGGCAGAAGAATACCGTGTTAATGATGTACTAATGGgtacttcaataaataaaaattattggaaaatGCATTGTTTTTATCCTatacttgatattattattgtcaatatgGAAAAACGGTTTTCACCAGAAAGTATGGAAATAGCCCAATCTGTAgacaactttttaaaattaaactttaatgaAAGTTTAcaattcattaatcattataag GATTTATTCGGTGTTTCCAAAGATTCTTTAAGATCAGAAATGATGGTTATCAAAAATACCTTGAAAGTTAATGTTGATTTGGAAGTTCTGCAAAATCACTTAAACTCATTGAATAGCAAACAAATCtttccaaattattataaattatttaatgtagcaATAACTTTGCCAATCAATTCCGCTACTTGTGAAAGGTCATTTTCCGCAATGAGGAGGTTGAAAACATGGATGCGAACAACGATGCTCCAGGAAAGATTTAGCAATTTAgggataattaatattgaaaaagatATCAATATTGACAGGGTCTCAGTTTTAAATGACTTTGCCAAATCAAACagaagaataaatttaatattgtaa
- the LOC114124817 gene encoding uncharacterized protein LOC114124817 yields MSNTNNTVGMTTRARANETKNDGERNEGNLNVMGIAQRNENAQSVVVLTEENSQHNVFANGETIGEQNNSTNASQNGSNVESVNAVDTNAMLNTLMVQNNMLMELLKLQQNKPLNDITIAPDLNKSIPAFNGLNTGYQALDWLRTVNGVANLHRWPDNFKLQSVRAHLEGAARHWYASRDIENWPDFERQFHKTFVGTVMTGDRWKEMSRRVQVRNENVHEYFHEKVHLCKMVGMSFHEMKIQILEGLYSKDLCVYLLSRNHKDEDELLSDVVEYGRLDASRSSRIRHTNIDNKEKDTQKAGVTRSTMVAMPKKDQTKTATTGALTIRSCYNCGSKDHISPQCPKPRREKGACYECAATDHQIGACPTRKKRFGDDGKPGSAGLMNIDVESDSGPTDEYPLPYEVRCEYNVPVEEEEECHVSFNAVVDTGSPVNENETVKETVDNWNEILCIDFNSDINVRTDTVNISPNLDRDVYDKFIKIYNDEYLARINVEPNSDDNCNFEMKIVLKHEQPISFRPRRLSYSEQGSLRNIINELLSENIIRPSNSPYSSPIVLVKKKNKSFRLCVDYRELNKITVKDNFPAPLIDDQLDRLKGKQIFTSLDLKNGFHHVRMNEASIPYTSFVTPVGQYEYLRMPFGLSNSPRVFNRYIQSIFHDLICRGKLLVYLDDLLIATQTFPEHFKY; encoded by the exons ATGTCGAATACCAATAATACCGTCGGTATGACTACTCGTGCTCGCGCGAATGAAACTAAGAATGATGGCGAACGGAATGAAGGAAATTTGAATGTCATGGGTATTGCACAACGGAACGAAAATGCACAAAGTGTTGTGGTACTAACTGAGGAAAATTCGCAGCACAATGTATTCGCCAATGGAGAGACAATAggtgaacaaaataattcgaCAAATGCCTCGCAAAATGGATCGAACGTCGAGAGCGTAAATGCAGTCGATACGAACGCTATGCTCAATACGCTGATGGTGCAAAATAATATGCTCATggagttattaaaattgcaaCAAAATAAACCACTCAACGATATAACCATTGCTCCGGATTTAAATAAGTCGATACCGGCTTTCAATGGTCTCAACACTGGCTATCAAGCGTTAGACTGGTTACGGACTGTGAACGGAGTTGCCAATTTACATCGGTGGCCCGATAATTTCAAGTTACAATCCGTACGAGCCCACCTAGAAGGTGCAGCCCGACATTGGTATGCGTCACGTGACATCGAAAACTGGCCGGATTTCGAAAGACAATTCCACAAAACATTTGTTGGTACCGTTATGACCGGTGACCGGTGGAAAGAAATGTCCCGTCGTGTTCAAGTTCGAAATGAAAACGTCCACGAGTACTTCCACGAAAAAGTACACCTATGTAAAATGGTTGGAATGTCTTTCCATGAAATGAAGATACAGATTTTGGAAGGCCTATATTCTAAAGATTTGTGCGTCTACTTATTAAGTCGTAATCACAAAGACGAAGACGAATTGTTAAGCGACGTAGTCGAATATGGGCGCTTGGATGCGTCACGTTCGAGTCGCATTCGTCATACAAATATCGACAATAAGGAAAAAGACACGCAAAAAGCAGGTGTAACCCGATCAACTATGGTAGCTATGCCGAAGAAGGATCAAACAAAAACTGCAACAACCGGAGCACTAACTATTCGCTCATGTTATAATTGTGGGTCGAAAGACCACATTTCGCCGCAATGTCCAAAGCCGAGAAGGGAGAAGGGCGCGTGCTACGAATGCGCGGCGACGGATCATCAAATAGGAGCCTGTCCAACACGTAAAAAACGGTTCGGTGATGACGGAAAACCGGGGTCGGCTGGTCTGATGAATATTGACGTGGAGAGCGACAGTGGGCCAACAGACGAGTACCCGTTGCCATATGAAGTTCGATGCGAATACAATGTACCAGTGGAGGAAGAGGAGGAGTGTCATGTCAGCTTCAACGCGGTGGTCGACACAGGAAGTCCG GTGAATGAGAATGAGACCGTGAAAGAAACAGTTGATAATTGGAacgaaatattatgcattgatTTTAACTCAGATATAAACGTGCGTACAGATACAGTGAACATAAGTCCCAATTTAGACCGTGATgtgtatgataaatttattaaaatttataatgatgaatACCTAGCGCGAATAAATGTAGAACCAAATAGTGACGATAATTGcaattttgaaatgaaaatagtATTGAAACACGAACAACCTATATCTTTTAGGCCGAGAAGGTTGTCGTACAGCGAACAAGGTAGTCTGCGTAACATTATCAACGAGTTGTTAtccgaaaatataataagaccgAGTAATAGTCCCTATAGTAGTCCGATTGTATtagtgaagaaaaaaaataaaagtttcagGCTATGTGTTGATTATCGAGAGCTTAACAAAATTACCGTTAAAGATAATTTCCCGGCGCCTTTAATAGATGATCAGTTAGACCGTTTAAAAGGAAAACAAATATTCACTTCGCTAGATTTGAAAAATGGTTTTCATCATGTACGCATGAACGAAGCTTCTATTCCATATACGTCATTTGTCACGCCTGTAGGGCAATATGAATACCTGAGAATGCCGTTTGGGTTGTCAAATTCACCTCGGGTTTTTAATCGGTATATTCAATCTATATTTCATGACCTAATTTGTCGGGGGAAACTACTTGTGTATTTGGACGACCTGTTAATAGCAACACAGACTTTTcctgaacattttaaatattaa
- the LOC126554955 gene encoding uncharacterized protein LOC126554955, with protein MAVNERDARARERVTLRRDQVIARIKQIHTLATNSATDQASRAQLAIAIADIDNLWSNFVVENNNLLELLSELNLLGEFSLEVETTIRALVVEAKAMSAVAQPAPVVSVGTIQQVTYDVQGDSASCSTSTSKDCPVSFERAIAPARLPEIPLPYFDGECQNWPAFRDRFQALVDQRSNIPNIDKFYYLLGCLHADPQEVVKGYTVSNETYSLAWNALVERYDKPRKLASTIIDKLLSAPVASSETFVSLQTFLSNFDENIALLESLHIPNLSSFLLFSLAARCLPVSSRRLFEAENDEEYPSIHSVLKFVKTRIQVIENAGIQPSGSSSRPTITKKTSLRRDPKSALVSASDSTPSKPSSKTAPSKCVACSGVHRLADCSKFKSCSIDERYDLVCTHRLCMVCFGEGHMSFKCPASCSICRRRHHALLHRESKPTASNPPAAMLGRQQSPTVLLGTALVHVRDTVGGCQMIRALIDSASQISAITTACCNRLGLKPSRWTVPVTGLSGQRIPEVQGIVQLSIQPRSSPTPSIKVNPLVLPAITSDMPARQLPAKVKARCSHLALADPSFDKPAPVDMLLGADVFPQIWNDKNSSLGPGFPSVYSSVFGWVLIGPVQEHPDIGAQSMLVSLVSSIESIMEKFWKIEEPEAAPPQFTEDGMCEELFQTEMRRDSQGRFSVPLPFRSGRSSESFPGSRQVALNRLLQLERKLSADQSLYDAYRKFMQEYEELGHMSIVEGDGRYYIPHHAVQKVDGEVAKLRVVFDASAKCHSGVSLNQCLLVGPKLQQDIVDVLIGFRVHKVAFTTDICKMYRQIGVLPQYRGCQFILWRDSPQVSVKEYVLNTVTYGVNSAPYLALRVLRYIADTECEDFPDVKNALYNQTYMDDICVGAGSLEAAKSLQSNLIDILSRSGLQLKKWASNAPELPSQLHPEDCSGDPLAFEQDHATHVLGMRWNHGEDYFSFSVNNFKMIPTKRGVLSMIARIFDPLGLLAPTIFYAKTIMQRVWLAQIGWDDELPSDIEEDWQEFYHSLDWLVGIKIPRYIGCSTGCAYVLCGFSDASEKGYAAVAYLRVVDSSGDIRSYLLGSKTKLAPMKSTSIPRLELSGAVLLALWLGRLRRILENQIGISGVFAWTDSTIVLSWLSNPHTSFKTFVSNRVFQIQSSIPNCQWLHVRSENNPADCASRGLLPTALERSTLYWNGPSFLSSPVDSWPKGIVKLTLDQLPEVQPACLLSQSQAPAEWYARFSSFDHMIRVVARLRRFMLRCLKKDYDTGFLKQSELNSALFTVVKSAQGYFLRELLNNLNKGEEVHQKGLARLAPFLDSLGVIRVGGRLQNSSWSERRRHLMLIPKEAHLAVLITRHWHRYACHASPRLLTALVQRRFWIIGIRLVVHRVIRKCVICAKVAMVHPQPMMAVLPGFRVQEAHPFAIVGIDYAGPLQMKELSLRKARICKVYIAVFVCMTTKAVHLETVTALSSDAFLLTLDRFVARRGLPSSIYSDCGTNFVGAAKQLRQLINHPDQRDKISGHLPCAWHFNPPGAPHFGGIWEAAVKSAKSLLLRTMNAQIWTLEEVTTVLCRVEAALNSRPLVPASSDPNDLECLTPGHFLIGRPLLSIPDPESPDTQLCLRTRWKLLQQSFRFFWRRWSQEYLNTLQTRGKWTKTSNNVEVGNMVVVKTVDSPPLSWPLGRVIEVYPGTDQIVRVAKVITSKGVFTRPVVKLVPLPTDP; from the coding sequence ATGGCTGTCAATGAACGTGATGCTCGTGCAAGGGAACGAGTGACCCTTCGCAGAGATCAAGTTATCGCTCGGATAAAACAGATACATACGTTAGCCACTAATTCAGCTACTGATCAAGCTAGTCGTGCTCAATTAGCAATCGCTATTGCTGACATTGATAATTTGTGGTCTAATTTTGTCGTTGAGAATAATAATCTGTTGGAACTACTATCTGAGTTGAACCTGTTGGGGGAGTTTTCGTTGGAGGTAGAGACTACCATCCGTGCTTTGGTGGTTGAAGCTAAGGCTATGAGTGCCGTTGCCCAACCTGCTCCGGTTGTAAGCGTTGGCACTATCCAACAAGTCACCTATGATGTCCAGGGTGATAGTGCTAGTTGCTCCACTAGCACTTCCAAGGACTGTCCGGTATCTTTTGAGAGAGCTATAGCTCCTGCTAGGCTTCCGGAGATACCTCTACCATATTTCGATGGTGAGTGTCAGAACTGGCCAGCTTTTCGGGACAGGTTTCAGGCCTTAGTCGACCAACGTTCGAATATTCCTAACAtagataagttttattatctaCTCGGATGCCTCCATGCTGATCCGCAAGAGGTAGTGAAAGGTTATACAGTTTCGAATGAAACTTATTCTCTAGCCTGGAATGCTTTAGTGGAACGGTATGACAAACCGCGTAAACTTGCTTCGACGATCATTGACAAGTTACTATCCGCTCCAGTCGCGAGTTCTGAAACTTTCGTGTCGTTACAAACGTTCTTATCGAATTTCGATGAAAATATTGCCTTGTTGGAATCGCTACATATTCCAAACTTATCGTCGTTCTTATTGTTTTCCTTGGCTGCCAGGTGTTTACCTGTATCATCGAGACGTTTGTTTGAAGCTGAAAATGATGAGGAATATCCGTCTATTCATAGTGTGTTAAAATTCGTCAAGACAAGGATTCAAGTTATTGAAAACGCTGGTATCCAGCCGTCTGGAAGCTCGTCCAGGCCCACCATCACAAAGAAAACTAGTCTTCGTCGTGATCCCAAATCTGCTTTGGTGTCTGCGTCCGACTCTACTCCGTCCAAACCTTCGTCGAAGACTGCTCCGTCGAAATGTGTAGCTTGTTCCGGTGTTCACCGATTAGCTGATTGTTCTAAGTTTAAGTCCTGTTCGATTGACGAACGTTATGACCTCGTGTGTACCCATCGACTTTGCATGGTTTGTTTCGGTGAAGGACATATGTCGTTTAAGTGTCCCGCTTCGTGCTCCATCTGTAGACGTCGTCATCACGCATTATTACATCGGGAGTCAAAACCCACGGCTTCGAATCCGCCTGCTGCCATGCTAGGTCGACAGCAATCCCCTACGGTGCTACTAGGAACAGCTCTGGTTCATGTACGAGACACAGTGGGAGGTTGTCAGATGATACGTGCCCTGATCGACTCCGCCTCGCAAATAAGCGCAATAACTACGGCCTGTTGTAATCGTTTGGGATTAAAGCCTTCACGTTGGACGGTACCTGTCACCGGTTTGTCGGGCCAAAGGATTCCAGAGGTGCAAGGCATTGTGCAGCTGTCGATCCAACCTCGAAGCAGTCCCACTCCATCCATCAAAGTCAACCCATTGGTGTTGCCCGCAATTACTTCTGACATGCCAGCCCGACAATTACCAGCCAAGGTAAAGGCAAGGTGCAGCCATTTGGCACTTGCAGATCCAAGCTTCGACAAACCTGCTCCGGTTGATATGCTCCTTGGAGCTGATGTCTTCCCTCAAATCTGGAATGACAAGAATAGTTCATTGGGTCCAGGGTTTCCTTCCGTATACAGCTCCGTCTTCGGTTGGGTGCTGATCGGCCCGGTTCAAGAACATCCAGATATTGGAGCACAATCCATGCTGGTGTCATTGGTGTCGTCTATAGAATCTATCATGGAGAAGTTTTGGAAGATTGAGGAACCTGAGGCTGCTCCGCCTCAGTTTACTGAAGATGGCATGTGCGAAGAGCTGTTTCAGACGGAGATGAGACGAGATTCTCAAGGTCGTTTTTCTGTTCCTCTCCCTTTCCGCTCGGGTCGATCATCTGAATCTTTTCCTGGTTCACGTCAAGTGGCTCTGAATCGTCTTCTGCAGTTGGAGCGGAAGTTGTCTGCCGATCAATCTTTGTATGATGCCTATCGCAAATTCATGCAGGAGTATGAAGAATTGGGCCACATGTCGATCGTTGAAGGAGATGGTCGGTATTACATCCCTCACCATGCTGTTCAGAAGGTTGATGGAGAGGTGGCGAAGTTAAGGGTGGTTTTCGACGCTTCTGCGAAGTGCCATTCCGGAGTGTCACTCAATCAATGCTTGTTGGTTGGTCCGAAACTCCAGCAAGATATTGTCGATGTTCTGATTGGTTTTCGAGTGCATAAGGTAGCGTTCACAACTGACATATGTAAGATGTATCGTCAGATTGGCGTTTTACCACAGTACCGAGGATGTCAATTTATCTTGTGGAGGGATTCCCCTCAAGTCAGTGTCAAGGAGTATGTACTCAACACGGTCACGTACGGGGTAAATAGTGCTCCCTATTTAGCCCTACGTGTCCTCCGGTACATTGCTGACACGGAATGTGAGGACTTCCCGGATGTCAAGAACGCTCTTTACAACCAAACCTATATGGATGACATTTGTGTTGGCGCGGGTTCTTTAGAGGCGGCCAAAAGTCTCCAGTCCAATTTAATAGATATCCTTTCCAGATCCGGCCTACAGCTTAAAAAGTGGGCGAGTAACGCTCCAGAGCTGCCGAGTCAGTTACATCCGGAAGATTGTTCCGGAGATCCGTTAGCGTTTGAGCAGGATCATGCGACACATGTTTTGGGTATGCGGTGGAACCATGGGGAGGATTATTTCTCCTTTAGCGTGAATAATTTCAAGATGATACCTACCAAACGTGGTGTGCTATCTATGATCGCCAGGATCTTTGATCCATTAGGCTTGTTAGCACCAACCATTTTTTACGCGAAGACCATAATGCAACGGGTGTGGCTCGCACAGATCGGGTGGGATGATGAACTGCCATCGGACATAGAAGAGGATTGGCAGGAGTTTTATCATTCGTTGGATTGGCTCGTAGGTATCAAGATTCCGCGTTATATCGGTTGCTCCACTGGTTGCGCTTATGTGTTGTGCGGTTTCTCTGATGCTTCTGAGAAAGGGTATGCCGCAGTCGCTTATCTACGAGTGGTGGATTCATCAGGAGATATACGCTCATATCTCCTTGggtctaaaacaaaattagccCCGATGAAGTCTACTTCAATTCCAAGACTCGAATTGAGTGGCGCAGTGCTGCTCGCATTGTGGCTAGGTAGACTAAGACGCATTCTGGAGAATCAGATTGGTATTTCAGGAGTGTTTGCATGGACAGACTCAACCATTGTGCTCTCATGGTTGAGCAATCCTCATACCTCTTTTAAAACCTTTGTGTCCAACCGAGTATTCCAGATCCAATCTTCAATTCCTAATTGCCAATGGTTACATGTCCGGTCAGAGAACAACCCTGCTGATTGCGCCTCACGTGGACTGCTTCCAACAGCTCTCGAAAGGTCCACTTTGTATTGGAATGGTCCAAGTTTTTTGTCGTCCCCTGTCGACAGCTGGCCGAAGGGTATCGTCAAATTAACTCTGGATCAGTTACCTGAAGTGCAGCCGGCGTGTTTGTTGTCGCAAAGCCAGGCTCCAGCCGAGTGGTATGCGCGTTTCTCCTCCTTCGACCATATGATTCGAGTAGTTGCTCGACTACGCCGTTTCATGTTGAGATGCTTGAAGAAGGATTACGATActggttttttaaaacaatcagaGCTGAATTCTGCTCTGTTTACGGTCGTAAAAAGTGCACAAGGGTATTTCCTGCGTGAATTACTCAACAATTTGAACAAAGGTGAAGAAGTTCATCAGAAGGGGTTAGCTCGCCTCGCTCCGTTTTTGGATTCTCTGGGGGTAATTCGTGTAGGGGGTCGTCTTCAAAATTCCAGTTGGTCGGAACGTCGGAGACATCTTATGTTGATACCCAAGGAAGCTCACCTTGCAGTGCTTATTACTCGTCATTGGCATCGCTATGCTTGTCATGCGAGTCCACGGTTGCTTACCGCATTAGTTCAGAGACGGTTTTGGATAATTGGTATCCGGCTTGTTGTCCACCGGGTAATCCGGAAGTGCGTGATCTGTGCCAAGGTCGCTATGGTCCATCCTCAGCCCATGATGGCAGTTCTGCCCGGTTTTCGCGTCCAGGAAGCTCATCCATTCGCCATAGTCGGTATTGATTACGCGGGACCGTTGCAGATGAAAGAATTGAGCTTACGCAAGGCTCGAATATGTAAAGTCTACATAGCTGTTTTTGTCTGTATGACTACAAAGGCCGTTCATTTAGAAACTGTTACTGCTTTGTCTTCTGATGCGTTCCTGTTAACCTTGGATAGATTCGTTGCTCGGCGTGGTCTACCTTCGTCTATCTACTCAGATTGCGGGACCAATTTCGTTGGGGCAGCCAAACAGCTTCGACAGTTGATCAACCACCCGGATCAGAGGGATAAAATTTCAGGACATTTACCCTGTGCTTGGCATTTCAACCCCCCTGGTGCTCCCCATTTTGGTGGGATTTGGGAAGCTGCCGTGAAGTCGGCCAAGTCTTTACTTCTTCGCACCATGAATGCTCAGATTTGGACGTTGGAAGAGGTCACCACTGTGCTGTGCAGGGTAGAAGCTGCTTTAAATTCACGCCCGCTCGTTCCCGCGTCGTCTGATCCTAATGATCTTGAGTGTCTGACCCCCGGACACTTCCTAATCGGTAGACCGTTGCTGTCTATTCCCGACCCGGAGTCCCCTGATACTCAATTGTGCCTGCGTACTCGCTGGAAGCTCCTCCAGCAGTCGTTTCGGTTTTTCTGGCGACGCTGGTCGCAGGAGTACCTGAATACTCTTCAAACACGTGGGAAGTGGACTAAGACAAGTAACAATGTCGAGGTTGGTAATATGGTAGTAGTGAAAACTGTTGATTCTCCTCCCCTCTCTTGGCCATTGGGTAGGGTTATAGAGGTGTATCCGGGCACCGACCAGATAGTGCGGGTAGCTAAGGTGATCACTAGCAAGGGGGTGTTCACTAGACCAGTAGTTAAGTTAGTACCATTGCCCACTGATCCGTAG